The Proteus vulgaris genome has a segment encoding these proteins:
- the murR_2 gene encoding phosphosugar-binding transcriptional regulator, producing the protein MSTLTKKLESLRIQGKGTEQRIAHYLLENSENIASMNAAELALKAGVSSASVIRFSRQMGYRGYPEFKIDYLSEEKQQKSSGDILYGNLAKTDSTELIISKTGHLFTSAILDSLALLDPKRIDLLAEKMVSAKRIVLFGIGASAVVASDIFHKLIRVNKNVLFSSDLHAQLAYSANLSADDFAIAVTARGNTADINRMLKSAKNEGCLTVALTRFGQDEATRLSDYTLPYFL; encoded by the coding sequence ATGTCGACACTGACCAAAAAGCTTGAAAGTTTGCGAATACAAGGCAAAGGCACAGAACAACGTATTGCTCATTATCTATTAGAGAATAGTGAAAATATCGCCAGTATGAATGCGGCTGAGCTGGCACTTAAAGCGGGTGTAAGTAGTGCTTCTGTTATCCGTTTCTCTCGCCAAATGGGATATCGAGGTTATCCTGAATTTAAAATTGATTACCTTTCAGAAGAAAAGCAGCAGAAAAGCAGTGGCGATATTCTTTATGGTAATTTAGCGAAAACAGACTCGACTGAATTGATTATTTCCAAAACAGGGCATCTGTTTACCAGCGCTATTTTAGATTCATTGGCGTTGTTAGATCCAAAGCGTATTGATCTACTGGCTGAAAAAATGGTCTCAGCTAAACGCATTGTTCTGTTTGGTATTGGTGCCTCTGCGGTTGTCGCGAGTGATATTTTTCATAAGCTTATTCGCGTGAATAAAAACGTCTTATTTAGTTCAGATCTTCATGCTCAACTGGCTTATTCTGCCAATTTATCAGCGGATGATTTTGCGATTGCAGTTACTGCACGAGGTAATACTGCGGATATTAATCGGATGCTAAAATCAGCAAAAAATGAAGGCTGTTTAACTGTGGCATTGACTCGTTTTGGGCAAGATGAAGCAACTCGTTTATCTGACTACACATTGCCTTATTTTTTATGA
- the rtcB_2 gene encoding RNA-splicing ligase RtcB — protein MDKCVHYLSDSVCYIASDNTWIESKAIQQLETTAQLPDMTYVTGMPDLHPGRGYPIGAAFFSVNRFYPALVGNDIGCGMTLFQTEFKNSKLNLDKAEKQLSEMSDIAPSEWLEAHLPTEMQNHPFAGSLGSIGGGNHFAEFQQIDQVINETLFAESGINKKQLLLLVHSGSRGLGQSILRAHTEQFGHKGLVANTEDANEYLQAPQ, from the coding sequence ATGGACAAGTGTGTTCATTATTTATCTGATAGCGTTTGTTATATCGCATCGGATAATACTTGGATTGAAAGCAAAGCAATCCAACAACTAGAAACAACGGCTCAACTTCCTGATATGACTTATGTGACAGGTATGCCAGACCTACATCCTGGTCGCGGTTATCCTATTGGCGCAGCCTTTTTTTCTGTTAATCGTTTTTACCCTGCCTTAGTCGGAAATGATATTGGCTGTGGTATGACACTCTTTCAAACTGAATTTAAAAACAGCAAACTTAACTTAGATAAAGCAGAAAAACAGTTGAGTGAAATGAGTGATATCGCACCGTCAGAATGGTTAGAAGCACATCTACCGACTGAAATGCAAAACCACCCTTTTGCTGGATCTTTAGGCTCTATTGGTGGTGGTAATCACTTTGCTGAATTCCAACAAATTGACCAAGTGATCAATGAAACCCTTTTCGCTGAAAGTGGTATCAATAAAAAACAGTTATTGCTACTCGTTCACAGCGGATCGAGAGGTTTAGGACAATCTATCTTACGTGCTCATACAGAACAGTTTGGTCATAAAGGACTGGTTGCTAACACCGAAGATGCAAATGAATATTTGCAAGCTCCACAATAA
- a CDS encoding Sulfite exporter TauE/SafE, translated as MLLITTLAVGAVIGLIISTTGVGGGVIVLPVLTYFFGMNALMAVATANLLSMLMKVTSSYMHFRLGNIPFKRAMLVLGIMLPSTFLASVFVNYLGSLEQYQQQVEWGINALVVGAIIFSLILFVQRMFFSLPPVVLENTKLAPLNIKALLMPAIVAGIILGATGVGGGVVVLPLLLRYANLSIKQAIGTSIFTTTLLSGSSALAYMQDGHTDIHLALILFLGSLLSIPLSKWLLIRMPDKVFQYATLILIICSAVMMLAKLF; from the coding sequence ATGTTACTTATCACTACATTAGCGGTAGGTGCTGTTATTGGTTTAATTATTAGCACAACAGGTGTGGGTGGCGGTGTTATAGTTTTACCTGTATTGACGTATTTTTTTGGTATGAATGCATTAATGGCAGTAGCGACAGCCAATTTATTATCGATGTTGATGAAAGTTACTTCATCTTATATGCATTTTCGTCTTGGTAATATTCCCTTTAAAAGAGCCATGCTGGTATTAGGAATAATGCTACCAAGTACCTTTTTAGCCAGTGTTTTTGTTAATTATTTAGGTTCATTAGAGCAGTATCAGCAACAAGTAGAATGGGGAATTAATGCGCTTGTAGTGGGTGCGATTATTTTTTCTCTCATACTCTTTGTACAGAGAATGTTTTTCTCATTACCTCCCGTTGTGCTTGAGAATACAAAGCTAGCCCCTTTAAATATTAAAGCACTCTTAATGCCTGCGATTGTGGCTGGGATTATTTTAGGCGCAACAGGGGTTGGTGGTGGTGTGGTGGTTTTACCGCTCTTGCTACGCTATGCCAACCTTTCTATTAAGCAAGCGATTGGTACTTCTATCTTTACTACGACATTGTTATCGGGATCGTCAGCACTGGCTTATATGCAGGATGGACATACTGATATTCACTTGGCGCTTATATTATTTTTAGGATCGTTGCTCTCTATTCCTCTATCTAAATGGCTATTGATAAGAATGCCTGATAAAGTATTTCAGTATGCAACACTAATTTTAATTATTTGTAGTGCTGTGATGATGTTGGCAAAATTATTCTAG
- the murQ_2 gene encoding phosphosugar binding/isomerase, which yields MKEDALSQCLKNESNQETTQFSELSALELVTLINSADMTVAQAVKKELPIIAKVVEKITECLQRGGRIFYVGAGTSGRLAVLDSAECPPTFGVSPTLVQAIIAGGHDAMLKAVENIEDSREAAIEELQRRNLCDKDVVIGIAASGRTPFTVAALQYGKKIKALTVSITTRGKSMMSEIADLSIAPDVGAEVLTGSTRMKSGTAQKMILGMLSTSVMTKLGKVHKNLMVDVIASNEKLQRRAEGIVSEVCGISNERARTLLKMVNYHPRKAILMYELHLSVEKVDQITQQYPYRSLQQQLALFN from the coding sequence ATGAAAGAAGATGCATTGAGCCAATGTCTTAAAAATGAAAGTAACCAAGAAACAACCCAATTTTCAGAGTTAAGTGCGTTGGAATTGGTCACATTAATCAATAGTGCAGATATGACTGTTGCACAAGCAGTTAAAAAAGAATTACCTATAATTGCCAAGGTCGTAGAAAAAATTACTGAGTGCTTACAAAGAGGAGGGCGTATTTTTTATGTTGGCGCGGGAACAAGTGGTCGATTAGCTGTATTAGATAGTGCGGAATGCCCGCCGACTTTTGGGGTATCTCCTACATTAGTGCAGGCGATTATTGCAGGAGGGCATGATGCAATGCTAAAAGCGGTTGAAAATATTGAAGACAGCCGAGAAGCCGCAATTGAAGAACTTCAGCGTCGTAATCTCTGTGATAAAGATGTGGTTATTGGTATTGCGGCAAGTGGTCGAACTCCTTTTACTGTCGCAGCTTTACAATATGGTAAAAAAATCAAAGCATTGACGGTATCTATTACTACGCGTGGTAAAAGTATGATGAGTGAAATTGCAGATTTATCCATTGCGCCAGACGTAGGCGCTGAGGTTTTAACAGGCTCCACTAGAATGAAAAGTGGTACAGCTCAAAAAATGATTTTAGGGATGTTAAGCACAAGCGTCATGACTAAGCTTGGAAAAGTGCATAAAAATCTAATGGTAGACGTGATTGCAAGTAATGAGAAATTGCAACGTCGTGCTGAAGGTATTGTCAGTGAAGTGTGTGGCATTTCTAATGAAAGAGCTAGAACATTGCTAAAAATGGTGAATTATCATCCTAGAAAAGCCATTTTGATGTATGAGCTTCATCTGAGCGTGGAGAAAGTTGATCAAATCACACAGCAATATCCTTATCGCTCACTACAACAGCAACTCGCCCTATTTAATTAA
- the deoC_2 gene encoding deoxyribose-phosphate aldolase — MRPLANYIDHTLLAADTTEAQIKKLCAEAVEHGFFSVCINTSYIPLARTCLAGSDVKVCCVIDFPFGAGLTATKAFEAAEAIRQGAQEVDMVINIGMLKSGRLDFVKQDIEAVKAACGNTTLKVILETCLLSDDEVRLVCEMCREIRVDFVKTSTGYSTMGATEHHVALMRKTVGDEVGVKASGGVRDRQTALNMIKAGATRIGASASVAIATDSDAPESNY; from the coding sequence ATGCGTCCATTAGCTAATTATATCGATCATACCCTTCTTGCTGCAGATACAACTGAAGCACAAATCAAGAAATTGTGTGCTGAAGCAGTAGAACATGGTTTCTTCTCTGTTTGTATTAACACTTCTTACATCCCTTTAGCAAGAACTTGCCTTGCAGGAAGTGATGTAAAAGTATGTTGTGTTATCGACTTTCCATTCGGTGCGGGTTTAACAGCAACAAAAGCATTTGAAGCAGCTGAAGCTATTCGCCAAGGTGCACAAGAAGTCGATATGGTTATCAATATCGGTATGTTAAAAAGCGGTCGTTTAGACTTCGTAAAACAAGATATTGAAGCAGTAAAAGCAGCTTGTGGTAATACAACTCTGAAAGTTATTTTAGAAACTTGCTTATTATCTGACGACGAAGTACGTTTAGTTTGTGAAATGTGTCGTGAGATCCGCGTTGATTTTGTGAAAACATCAACAGGATACAGTACAATGGGTGCCACAGAACATCATGTTGCATTAATGCGTAAAACGGTGGGTGACGAAGTGGGCGTAAAAGCGTCTGGTGGTGTTCGCGATCGCCAAACAGCATTAAACATGATCAAAGCAGGTGCAACTCGTATCGGTGCTAGCGCAAGTGTCGCTATCGCAACAGATTCAGATGCGCCTGAATCAAACTACTAA
- a CDS encoding phosphosugar-binding transcriptional regulator: protein MKQLVYLTTHCLIFYDEQHSQLGVITPQVLQMVVFDVLFFKYMTLASESAEKALLKGREAVMQGNQ, encoded by the coding sequence ATGAAGCAACTCGTTTATCTGACTACACATTGCCTTATTTTTTATGACGAGCAACATTCTCAATTGGGGGTGATTACCCCTCAAGTTTTACAGATGGTAGTTTTTGATGTGTTGTTTTTTAAATATATGACATTGGCGAGTGAGTCAGCAGAAAAAGCCTTATTAAAAGGGCGAGAAGCTGTTATGCAAGGAAATCAGTAA
- the deoK gene encoding deoxyribokinase, with the protein MDIAVIGSNMVDLITYIDRMPKEGETLEAPAFKIGCGGKGANQAVAAAKLNSKVMMLTKVGDDIFADNTIMNLGSYGINTRYVEKVPGTTSGVAPIFVTSQSSNSILIVKGANQHLSPEDIDRAADSLKKCKIIVLQLEIPLETVYHAIEFGNKHHIPVLFNPAPASKALDLDIAARCDFFVPNETELEILTGMPITTMDEIREAACSLLQKGFKNVIVTLGEKGALWMNGEIEKYIPAIKVDAIDTSGAGDAFIGCFSHYYVHTNNIEEALNKAVMFSGLSVTGKGTQSSYPSIEEFGQFLSQAK; encoded by the coding sequence ATGGATATCGCAGTGATTGGTTCAAATATGGTGGATTTGATCACCTATATAGATAGGATGCCAAAAGAGGGGGAAACCCTTGAGGCGCCGGCATTTAAGATTGGTTGTGGCGGTAAAGGGGCTAATCAAGCGGTTGCTGCCGCTAAATTAAATTCAAAAGTGATGATGTTAACAAAGGTCGGCGATGATATTTTCGCGGATAATACCATCATGAATTTAGGATCTTATGGCATTAATACACGCTATGTTGAAAAAGTACCAGGTACAACAAGTGGTGTTGCACCTATTTTTGTGACTTCCCAATCATCAAATAGTATTTTAATTGTTAAGGGTGCCAATCAACATTTGTCACCAGAAGATATTGATAGAGCGGCAGATAGCCTGAAAAAATGCAAAATAATTGTACTGCAATTAGAAATCCCGCTTGAAACGGTCTATCACGCCATTGAGTTTGGTAACAAACACCATATTCCTGTGTTATTTAACCCAGCACCCGCTTCAAAAGCGCTCGATCTTGATATTGCAGCCCGTTGTGACTTTTTTGTTCCGAATGAAACCGAGCTTGAAATATTGACAGGTATGCCAATCACCACAATGGATGAAATTCGCGAAGCTGCTTGCTCTTTACTACAAAAAGGTTTTAAGAATGTCATCGTCACATTAGGTGAAAAGGGCGCATTATGGATGAATGGTGAAATTGAAAAATATATTCCTGCCATTAAAGTGGATGCAATAGACACCAGTGGAGCAGGCGATGCCTTTATTGGTTGTTTTTCCCATTATTATGTTCACACTAATAATATTGAAGAAGCTTTAAATAAAGCCGTGATGTTTTCAGGCTTGAGTGTTACTGGAAAAGGCACACAATCTTCTTATCCGAGTATTGAAGAGTTTGGGCAGTTTTTGTCGCAAGCAAAGTAA
- the rtcB_1 gene encoding RNA-splicing ligase RtcB → MQMNICKLHNNALDYAKINRRLIGERMMRQIRTQGEVISDVNHNLVEPCELHGQQGWLHRKGATPAHHDMVVIPGSRGDYSYIVKPIVSELSLHSLPHGAGRKWMRTECKGRLSHRFTPLQLSRTALGSRIICANKQLIYEEAPQSYKSIETVIESMVSIGLIEVIARLKPVITYKTSGEMA, encoded by the coding sequence ATGCAAATGAATATTTGCAAGCTCCACAATAATGCACTTGATTATGCAAAGATTAATCGTCGCCTTATTGGTGAAAGAATGATGCGCCAAATCCGTACTCAAGGTGAGGTTATTTCTGATGTAAATCATAATCTTGTAGAGCCTTGCGAATTACATGGTCAACAAGGCTGGTTACATCGAAAAGGTGCAACACCGGCACATCACGATATGGTCGTTATTCCGGGTTCACGCGGTGATTACAGTTATATTGTTAAGCCTATTGTGTCTGAATTAAGCCTTCATTCATTACCGCATGGTGCTGGCAGAAAATGGATGCGAACAGAGTGTAAAGGCCGTTTATCACACCGTTTTACACCCTTACAACTTTCACGAACTGCATTAGGTAGCCGTATTATTTGTGCCAATAAACAACTGATTTATGAAGAAGCACCACAATCTTATAAATCAATTGAGACAGTGATTGAAAGTATGGTGAGTATTGGATTAATCGAAGTCATTGCACGTTTAAAACCGGTGATCACCTACAAAACCAGTGGAGAGATGGCGTAA
- the prfH gene encoding putative peptide chain release factor gives MLLQFTSAQGPEECCLAVEKALNYFLKSTLKQKVNVTILEKEPSRYGLKSALVSLEGADAQTIAQQWTGSVQWQCTSTLRPRHKRKNWFIGVACFEQPDEINDKEIVFETMRSNGPGGQHVNKTESAIRATHIATGISVKVQSERSQHANKKLAKQLIAWHLEAYMMKQHASLNSQRHIAHHRVIRGDATLCFSGNDFVLINK, from the coding sequence ATGTTATTACAATTCACCTCTGCACAAGGCCCTGAAGAGTGCTGTTTAGCGGTTGAAAAAGCCTTAAATTACTTTTTGAAATCAACGTTAAAACAAAAAGTTAACGTAACAATCCTTGAAAAAGAGCCTTCACGTTATGGCTTAAAATCTGCGTTAGTGTCTCTTGAAGGTGCTGATGCACAAACTATCGCCCAACAGTGGACAGGTTCAGTACAATGGCAATGCACAAGCACGTTACGACCACGGCATAAGCGTAAAAACTGGTTTATTGGTGTTGCCTGTTTTGAACAACCTGATGAAATTAACGACAAAGAAATTGTCTTTGAAACCATGCGTTCCAATGGCCCCGGTGGTCAGCATGTTAACAAAACAGAATCTGCGATCAGAGCAACACATATTGCCACAGGCATTAGTGTAAAAGTGCAATCAGAGCGTAGTCAGCACGCCAATAAAAAGCTTGCTAAACAACTTATTGCATGGCATTTAGAGGCTTATATGATGAAGCAACACGCCTCATTAAATAGCCAACGCCATATTGCCCATCACCGAGTTATTCGTGGCGATGCCACACTCTGTTTTAGTGGTAATGACTTTGTTCTAATAAACAAATAA
- a CDS encoding PTS system EIIBC component — protein sequence MANKIEHLDTLAIEIEKQAGGFQNVVTLTHCMTRIRLILKDSSLFNADALKQVEGVKGVVFNGEQHQVIVGMGTAAKVYSIMNKRMQKNSTSNEEVSESTPVKKGFSIRRMLNTLAAIFVPTIPALIGCGLIMGLINIIRLVAPGLVEQFPELFKLFKLIGSTVFAYLSIMIGINTAKELGASTSIGAVMAGLLAMPGLADITLFGEKLQPNSGGIFAVLMVVVFSSKLELWFRRIVKESLDLILTPFVTILISSLVAIMIFQPIGHYLNQLLAQGVSLSLLSQGGGAVVTGATLGGSFLFLLLTGLHQGLIPIHTEILNTFGLNYLFPILAMGGMGQVGACFWVYLRTKNQRLKKTLMGALPVGIFGVGEPLLFGVSLPLGKPFVAGCIGGAAGGALMAYFQVGIIIPFGTAGLSLIPLVGDGQIIKFLIAVLGAWIVGFIASMLMGFTDPEK from the coding sequence ATGGCTAATAAAATAGAACATCTCGATACGTTAGCAATAGAAATAGAAAAACAGGCGGGTGGGTTTCAAAATGTGGTAACCCTAACACATTGCATGACCCGCATTCGATTGATTTTAAAAGATAGCTCGCTATTTAATGCCGATGCTTTAAAACAAGTCGAAGGTGTTAAAGGTGTTGTATTTAATGGCGAACAGCATCAAGTGATTGTCGGAATGGGAACGGCGGCAAAAGTGTATTCCATTATGAATAAACGGATGCAAAAAAACTCAACAAGTAATGAGGAAGTGTCTGAATCAACACCGGTGAAAAAAGGCTTCTCAATTCGTCGTATGCTAAATACATTAGCGGCTATTTTTGTTCCTACCATTCCTGCATTAATTGGCTGTGGTTTGATCATGGGGCTAATTAATATTATTCGTTTAGTAGCTCCTGGTTTGGTCGAGCAATTCCCCGAGCTATTTAAATTATTCAAATTGATCGGTAGTACGGTATTTGCCTATCTCTCTATTATGATCGGGATAAATACAGCTAAAGAGTTAGGGGCATCGACTTCGATTGGTGCGGTAATGGCTGGATTATTAGCCATGCCAGGGCTTGCTGATATCACTTTATTTGGTGAGAAATTACAGCCAAACAGTGGCGGGATTTTTGCGGTATTAATGGTGGTTGTATTCTCTTCAAAATTAGAACTATGGTTTCGTCGTATTGTTAAAGAGAGCCTTGATCTTATCTTAACACCGTTTGTGACTATTTTAATTTCTTCGCTTGTCGCAATTATGATATTCCAACCTATTGGTCATTATCTTAATCAGTTATTAGCTCAAGGCGTCTCATTATCGTTATTAAGCCAAGGTGGTGGTGCTGTTGTAACTGGAGCCACGTTAGGGGGAAGTTTCTTATTTTTACTCTTAACAGGATTACATCAAGGGTTAATTCCTATTCATACCGAAATCTTAAATACCTTTGGTTTAAATTATCTATTCCCTATTTTAGCAATGGGGGGAATGGGGCAAGTAGGAGCGTGCTTTTGGGTTTACTTGCGTACTAAAAACCAACGTTTAAAGAAAACATTAATGGGTGCATTGCCTGTGGGTATTTTTGGTGTTGGTGAGCCGTTATTATTTGGTGTTTCTCTTCCATTAGGTAAACCTTTTGTGGCGGGATGTATTGGTGGTGCGGCCGGTGGGGCATTAATGGCATATTTCCAAGTTGGGATCATTATTCCATTTGGTACTGCTGGGTTATCATTAATTCCATTAGTGGGAGATGGGCAAATTATTAAGTTCCTGATAGCGGTATTAGGTGCATGGATTGTCGGCTTTATTGCCAGTATGCTAATGGGATTTACGGATCCAGAGAAATAA
- the deoR_1 gene encoding deoxyribose operon repressor — MIETKQHERLRRLSECIKRSGRIHLKDAARILEVSEMTIRRDLSSDAENPFPMSLLGGYVVALSQPHSGLISTSSDIITPDQTEELHIPNLAAGMVSDGDVLFFDNGQFIPTLIELIPDNLHFTGICYSHRVFLALSQKKNATVLLCGGEYRPKSDSFYNPTQPSYLDSINPKKAFISAEGVHLDFGVTCYNIDDLYMKKKAMDKSIRKVLLTKYHYFDEAATGNMGDLAQFDVIITDRKLTDDYEDYCRKSSVKVIY; from the coding sequence GTGATAGAGACCAAACAGCACGAACGTTTGCGCCGCCTCAGTGAATGTATAAAACGCTCAGGTCGCATACATCTTAAAGATGCCGCGAGGATCCTTGAAGTTTCTGAAATGACAATTAGACGCGATCTCAGTTCTGACGCCGAAAACCCTTTTCCGATGTCATTATTAGGTGGTTATGTTGTTGCATTATCCCAGCCTCATTCAGGGTTAATTTCAACATCCTCTGATATTATTACACCGGATCAAACTGAAGAACTTCATATTCCAAATCTTGCCGCAGGTATGGTTTCTGACGGAGATGTTCTTTTTTTCGATAATGGGCAATTTATTCCTACACTGATTGAGCTTATTCCCGATAACCTGCATTTCACAGGGATCTGCTATTCTCATCGAGTATTTTTGGCATTAAGCCAGAAAAAAAATGCCACTGTATTACTCTGCGGAGGCGAATATCGTCCTAAAAGTGACTCCTTCTACAACCCTACCCAACCTTCTTATCTTGATAGTATTAATCCTAAAAAAGCCTTTATTTCAGCTGAAGGTGTTCATCTCGATTTTGGCGTTACCTGTTATAACATCGACGATCTTTATATGAAGAAAAAAGCGATGGATAAATCTATTCGTAAGGTCTTACTCACTAAATACCACTATTTTGATGAAGCCGCCACAGGCAATATGGGCGATTTAGCTCAGTTTGATGTTATTATCACAGATAGAAAATTAACGGATGATTACGAAGATTATTGCCGAAAAAGCTCAGTAAAAGTGATTTATTAA